Below is a genomic region from Leptolyngbyaceae cyanobacterium.
AATAAAGCATAGTCATCCAACCAATAAGCCTTGCTACTGCAAAATCCGGCAAACTGCTGTTGTTGGGATGGGGAGGCTTTGATTTTAAAATTCTCGCAGGCTTTTTGAAGCAGGGGCATTTTTATTTTGATTACTAATTCGTAATCTACCCGATCGGCGGGAAATTCCGGCAAATCTGCCAAATCTCCATCACTTAGAAATCCCTCGTCTCGCAGCTTTTCCGGGCTGATCAGCAGGGGATTGCCCGCCATTGCCGAAAAACACATATAAGGAGAATTACCATAGCCTGTCGGCCCTAAAGGTAAGACCTGCCAAAATTGTTGCTTGCCTTCTGCCAAAAAATCTACAAAGCGATACGCTTCAAAACCCAAGTCTCCTATGCCAAAACGACTGGGAAAGGAAGTGGGGTGCAGCAAAATGCCACTCGATCTGGGAAACGGCATAATTAATTCAAAAAATAAGCTATAAGAAGCAGACGATACGACATTATCACGTAGAAGCAGCTTTCCAATGTGCCGAAGTCTAAGTTGTTTTTTAAGCACTTTAGGCAAGTAACTGGATTTACGACTGACCGAGCGCTATGCTGAGAGCGTGTAAATCGCTTTTTTCAGATTTTTTGCCTCGTGACTTACCGAAATCCTACTCCTACAGTCGATATCATCATTGAATTAATCGATCGTCCGCATCGACCGATAGTTTTAATTGAACGTCAGAATACACCCCTCGGTTGGGCTATTCCTGGCGGTTTCGTGGATTATGGAGAATCCGTGGAAACGGCAGCACGACGGGAAGCCCTGGAGGAAATTAGCTTAGAAGTAGATTTAATCGAACAGTTTCACGTTTATTCAGACCCGAATCGCGACCCCCGCCAGCATACGATGAGCGTGGTGTTTATCGCTACAGCTACCGGGGAACCGAACGCGGGGGATGATGCCAAGGGAATCGGCGTGTTTGAATCTTGGCGAGTTCCCCCCAATCTTTGTTTCGATCACGACAGGATTTTGCAAGATTATTGGCGTTATCGTCATTATGGGATACGCCCTGGTTTGTGAGGGGCTAGGGGCTAGGGGCTAGGGGAAGAGGGGAAAGGGAGAAAAGGGGAAAGAGAAA
It encodes:
- a CDS encoding NUDIX hydrolase — encoded protein: MTYRNPTPTVDIIIELIDRPHRPIVLIERQNTPLGWAIPGGFVDYGESVETAARREALEEISLEVDLIEQFHVYSDPNRDPRQHTMSVVFIATATGEPNAGDDAKGIGVFESWRVPPNLCFDHDRILQDYWRYRHYGIRPGL